The following is a genomic window from Pseudothermotoga thermarum DSM 5069.
CGGTTGGAGTAAAACAGCGTGTTGAAATATTGAAAGCTTTGGTTAGAGGGGCAAAGATACTGATATTGGATGAACCTTCTTCTGTTCTCACACCACAGGAAGTTGAAGAACTCTTTCAACTTTTGCGAAAGCTTTCCAAAGAAGGAATAACTGTAATTTTCATCACCCATAAATTAAACGAGGTTAAACAGATATCCGATAGGATCACAATTATGAGGAATGGACATGTAGTTGGTACCTACAAAAACCAGGATGTCAGCGAAACGGATATCGTTGAGCTTATGATAGGAAGGAAAGTTGAATACCAGATAGAACGCACGCCTGCCAAACCTGGAAAAATTGTATTGGAAGTAAAAAATCTGAACTACTACCGAGAAGATGGTGCTCATATTTTGAAAAACGTGAATTTTTATGTTCGTGGTGGAGAAATCTTTGCTATAGCTGGTTTGGAAGGAAATGGTCAAAAAGAACTTGTTGAGATAATCACGGGTTTGAGAGAAAAAGCAACCGGTCGAATATTGTTGAACGGCGTTGATATATTGAACAAGCATCCAGGTGAAATAAGACGTCTTGGTCTTGCGCACATACCGGAAGATAGGGTTGAAGTTGGAAGCGCTTTGGATTTGTCGGTGGCTGAGAATTTGATCAGCGATAGGTACTATCAACAGCCGTTCAGCGGGAAAGTCATCTACAGACCTTCAAAAGTTTTAGCCTTTGCCGAGCGAATGATAAAAATGTTCAACATAAAGGCCAAGTCTCCAAGTACTTCTGTAAGATTTCTTTCCGGTGGTAATATACAAAAAACCATAGTTGCACGAGAAACCACCAGCAATTGTAAGATCGTAATAGCAAGTCAACCGACCCATGGAATCGATGTTGCTTCAAGTGAGTTTATAAGAAAAAGATTGCTTCAAATGAGAGATGAGGGAAAGGCGGTATTGTTGATCTCAACAGATCTTCAAGAAGTTCTTCAAATATCTGATAGAGTAGCAGTTTTGTATAAAGGCGAAATTGTTGCACATTTTGCAAACCAAAATTTATCGGAAACTGAGCTTGCACACTACATGCTTGGTGTAAAAAGACAAAGTTGGGATT
Proteins encoded in this region:
- a CDS encoding ABC transporter ATP-binding protein, whose translation is MVAIEAVNITKIYPNGVVANRNVNVQINVGEIHAIVGENGAGKTTLMKIFFGMEKPTSGEIKVFGKTVHFSSPKDAIKHGIGMVHQHFMLVPSFTVAENVMLGIAPKKGPFAVDFKKMEEIVLDYAKKLNFDVPVCEKVMDLPVGVKQRVEILKALVRGAKILILDEPSSVLTPQEVEELFQLLRKLSKEGITVIFITHKLNEVKQISDRITIMRNGHVVGTYKNQDVSETDIVELMIGRKVEYQIERTPAKPGKIVLEVKNLNYYREDGAHILKNVNFYVRGGEIFAIAGLEGNGQKELVEIITGLREKATGRILLNGVDILNKHPGEIRRLGLAHIPEDRVEVGSALDLSVAENLISDRYYQQPFSGKVIYRPSKVLAFAERMIKMFNIKAKSPSTSVRFLSGGNIQKTIVARETTSNCKIVIASQPTHGIDVASSEFIRKRLLQMRDEGKAVLLISTDLQEVLQISDRVAVLYKGEIVAHFANQNLSETELAHYMLGVKRQSWDYLKEHLT